Proteins co-encoded in one Balneolaceae bacterium genomic window:
- a CDS encoding YbaK/EbsC family protein yields the protein MSALFPQSLFNNEKARELCTNVDKLLSTNLDVAAGPYIVAVCKKGGKTKINNKLKGYANVLSLLNKHNINTTTRIKEHKPVKTMADVKEVLDVDVSSMVKSVLVMTKNNSNKSDLSHLYEKLFLIGVPANRKVDFGRVSTILDVSRNKLKMANQIQVEEITGFQVGSIPPFEIHLRNVPRLLLDTSFLELNEIWCGTGKSTDNH from the coding sequence TTGTCAGCTCTTTTTCCTCAAAGTTTGTTTAATAATGAAAAGGCTAGAGAGTTATGTACTAATGTTGATAAGCTTTTATCCACTAACTTAGATGTTGCTGCTGGACCTTATATTGTTGCAGTATGTAAAAAAGGTGGAAAAACTAAGATTAACAATAAGCTAAAAGGATATGCAAATGTATTGTCTTTATTAAATAAACATAACATAAATACCACAACCAGAATAAAAGAACATAAGCCGGTAAAGACAATGGCAGATGTTAAAGAAGTTTTAGATGTAGATGTAAGTTCAATGGTAAAATCTGTATTGGTTATGACAAAAAACAATTCCAACAAAAGCGATTTAAGTCATTTATATGAAAAATTATTTTTAATAGGCGTGCCTGCTAACAGAAAAGTAGATTTTGGAAGGGTCTCTACAATTTTAGATGTTTCTCGGAATAAACTTAAAATGGCAAATCAAATACAAGTTGAGGAAATAACAGGATTTCAAGTTGGAAGTATACCTCCATTTGAGATTCACCTAAGAAATGTACCCCGTCTACTTCTTGATACATCCTTTTTAGAATTAAATGAGATATGGTGTGGAACTGGTAAATCGACAGATAATCACTAA
- a CDS encoding addiction module protein produces the protein MTNKRHNEEKTLLEELSQLNKSEKLILVEALWDSIASDPSEVEVPEHHKAIIEERLKTLEQDKQSGSSWEEVRQKYL, from the coding sequence ATTACTAATAAACGACATAACGAGGAAAAGACCTTACTTGAAGAGCTTTCTCAGCTCAATAAAAGCGAAAAGTTGATTTTGGTTGAAGCTTTGTGGGATTCAATTGCTTCAGACCCATCGGAAGTCGAAGTTCCTGAGCATCACAAAGCAATTATTGAAGAACGGCTTAAAACGCTTGAGCAGGATAAACAATCGGGATCAAGCTGGGAAGAAGTCCGTCAAAAATATTTATAA
- a CDS encoding type II toxin-antitoxin system RelE/ParE family toxin, translating to MPVSLILTEKAQEDLDDAFQWYEEQEPGLGKEFIRCIDAKIAELNRHPLHHQVVQSDRVRRALVNRFPFSIYFVNEDELITFFAILHQRKSPEFWKSKI from the coding sequence GTGCCAGTATCATTAATACTTACCGAAAAGGCACAAGAAGATTTGGATGATGCCTTCCAATGGTATGAAGAACAAGAGCCGGGATTAGGCAAAGAGTTCATTCGATGTATAGATGCTAAAATTGCAGAACTAAACCGTCATCCACTTCATCATCAGGTTGTTCAAAGCGACCGGGTTCGACGTGCACTTGTCAACAGATTTCCCTTTTCTATTTATTTTGTAAATGAAGATGAGCTGATCACCTTTTTTGCTATTCTTCATCAAAGAAAAAGTCCTGAGTTTTGGAAGTCGAAAATATAG
- a CDS encoding cupin domain-containing protein: MTNYIRKKGTRESLEVTAGQGTTMQVLISSEEAPNFACRKFVMAPHGGMPKHTNLVEHEQYVLRGSATVEIGDDVYEVSEGDSVYIPSQVPHSYKAGNDGFEFICVVPNKEDKIEIVE; this comes from the coding sequence ATGACGAATTACATAAGAAAAAAAGGTACTCGTGAATCTTTAGAGGTAACTGCAGGTCAGGGAACGACCATGCAGGTTCTCATCAGTTCCGAAGAAGCACCGAACTTCGCTTGTAGAAAATTTGTGATGGCTCCTCATGGAGGAATGCCAAAACACACAAATCTTGTAGAACATGAGCAATATGTCCTCAGAGGTTCTGCCACCGTAGAGATAGGAGATGATGTATATGAAGTGTCTGAGGGTGATTCTGTTTATATCCCAAGTCAGGTCCCGCACTCATATAAAGCCGGAAACGATGGTTTTGAGTTTATTTGCGTTGTTCCAAACAAAGAAGATAAAATTGAAATCGTGGAATAG
- a CDS encoding nucleotidyltransferase family protein, with protein sequence MANVEEIKKKVRPVLKKYGIQKAGIFGSVARGDANAKDIDLLVKIDQKISLLDFIGIQQELEDELDMNVDLVEYDSLKPALKEDILKDEVPVL encoded by the coding sequence ATGGCAAATGTAGAGGAAATCAAAAAAAAAGTCCGCCCCGTATTGAAAAAGTATGGAATTCAAAAAGCGGGCATATTTGGATCTGTCGCTCGTGGAGATGCGAATGCAAAGGATATAGATTTGCTTGTAAAGATTGATCAAAAAATTAGCTTATTGGATTTTATTGGAATCCAGCAAGAGTTAGAAGACGAGCTTGATATGAACGTAGATCTTGTTGAGTATGATTCACTAAAGCCTGCCCTTAAAGAGGATATTCTTAAAGATGAAGTGCCGGTTCTATGA
- a CDS encoding DUF86 domain-containing protein produces the protein MSKRKPDVYLQDILESIGQIEEYLDDITENEFYQNSEKQDAVLRRLEIIGEAVKHISDDIRDKHDKVPWRKIAGMRDIIIHEYFGVTLSMIWVVARRDLPRLKSKIQDIINNQNTNS, from the coding sequence ATGAGCAAACGCAAACCGGACGTTTATCTGCAAGATATTTTAGAAAGTATCGGCCAAATTGAAGAATATCTCGATGATATAACAGAAAACGAATTTTATCAAAATTCAGAAAAACAAGATGCTGTCTTACGACGCCTTGAAATTATTGGCGAAGCAGTCAAACACATTTCTGATGACATTCGTGATAAACATGATAAGGTCCCTTGGCGAAAAATAGCCGGAATGAGAGACATTATTATCCACGAATATTTTGGGGTTACCCTGAGCATGATTTGGGTCGTTGCCCGGCGAGATCTTCCGCGTCTAAAATCAAAAATTCAAGATATCATCAATAATCAAAACACGAACTCGTGA
- a CDS encoding TlpA disulfide reductase family protein, whose product MISKTYLPLLALSLLLCISCTTTTEQQETVFTLEGKLHNADQETIRLFQATGLNANEFDVVDTLSVHADSTFSASYSLEPHFYQLRINDSLDVPIVADSSQNIAITVSSVGEYDVTGSPDTELFEEYEEYRTNILEEIVYPIRGQLNDLRDQNNPDDAQRIEELGAQVLRAEATYRDTLIHAVREMGTSIAIYPTMVRWNGDKHIDYYEELAADFSEEHEGLEVAELVSEKVRILKQVSIGGKVSEITAPNPEGVEKSLYNNLGTYTLIDFFGSWCGPCRSESDHLNRMYNQYNDQGFEIFGFGVEFDRQSWLRALDQDNRTWTNVSTVSGYEGEITKEYAITSLPKNFLVDENGIIIAKDLHGEELEEKLAELFSEI is encoded by the coding sequence GTGATCTCTAAAACATATCTGCCACTCCTCGCTCTCTCCCTCCTATTGTGTATCTCGTGTACAACCACTACTGAACAACAAGAAACCGTTTTCACGTTAGAAGGCAAACTGCATAATGCCGACCAGGAGACAATCCGTCTATTCCAGGCCACGGGCCTGAACGCAAATGAGTTTGATGTTGTGGATACGCTGTCCGTACATGCAGACAGTACGTTTTCAGCATCCTACAGCCTTGAGCCCCATTTTTACCAGTTACGAATTAACGATTCTCTGGATGTACCGATTGTTGCGGATTCCAGTCAGAATATCGCGATTACAGTTTCTTCTGTTGGGGAGTACGACGTAACCGGCTCGCCAGACACGGAACTTTTTGAGGAGTATGAGGAATATCGAACGAATATTTTGGAAGAGATCGTCTATCCGATTAGAGGTCAGTTAAACGATTTGCGGGACCAGAACAACCCGGATGATGCCCAGCGAATTGAGGAACTTGGGGCACAAGTTTTACGAGCGGAAGCCACCTATCGCGATACGCTGATCCATGCGGTGCGGGAGATGGGAACATCGATCGCCATCTACCCAACCATGGTCCGCTGGAACGGCGATAAACATATCGACTACTATGAAGAGCTGGCGGCAGATTTCTCAGAAGAGCATGAAGGTCTTGAAGTGGCAGAACTGGTATCGGAGAAAGTCAGGATATTGAAACAGGTGTCCATCGGAGGTAAAGTCTCTGAGATTACGGCTCCGAATCCCGAAGGCGTAGAGAAGTCGCTTTATAATAATCTCGGTACCTACACCCTTATCGACTTTTTTGGAAGCTGGTGCGGCCCCTGCCGATCCGAAAGCGATCATTTGAACAGAATGTACAATCAGTACAATGATCAAGGCTTTGAGATCTTTGGATTTGGCGTGGAGTTTGACAGACAAAGCTGGCTCCGTGCGCTTGACCAGGATAACCGGACCTGGACCAACGTTTCTACTGTCAGTGGCTATGAGGGTGAAATTACGAAAGAATATGCCATCACCTCCCTCCCAAAAAACTTCCTCGTGGATGAGAATGGAATCATCATTGCAAAAGATCTTCACGGCGAGGAACTGGAAGAGAAACTGGCTGAGTTGTTTTCGGAAATCTGA
- a CDS encoding glucose-1-phosphate adenylyltransferase: MEDKTIAIILGGGRGTRLDPLTRHRSKPAVPIAGKYRLVDIPISNCLNSWIRKIYVLTQFNSASLNRHIKNTYNFDLFSHGFVDILAAEQTPKSTNWFQGTADAVRQSLHHLSNYDYDQVLVLSGDQLYQMDYRKLLNVHEEENSDVTIATLPVTADEATGFGIMKTNEEGLIESFVEKPSSDELSQWSSETSPEMQQQGRVYLASMGIYVFSKDIMLRLFDENPDATDFGKEIIPKAIEEGSKVSSYSFDGYWTDIGTISSFFEANLDLAKTLPEFNLYDNDQVIYTRARYLPASKLTGTNLERVLIAEGCIIEASRIENSVIGIRARIGKGTTIENSIVMGNDTFATREDMDYQSDNRPLMGIGQRCFISRAIIDKNVRIGNDVKITGGNHLEDGEYEKHSVVDGIVIIQKGEVIPDGYSI; the protein is encoded by the coding sequence ATGGAAGACAAAACAATTGCAATTATTTTAGGGGGCGGCAGAGGTACGCGCCTGGATCCGTTAACTCGCCACAGAAGTAAACCGGCGGTTCCTATTGCCGGAAAATACCGGCTGGTGGATATTCCCATCTCTAACTGCCTGAACTCATGGATTCGAAAGATATATGTTCTCACACAGTTTAATTCTGCTTCACTGAACAGGCATATTAAGAATACCTACAATTTTGACCTTTTTTCGCACGGATTTGTAGATATTTTGGCCGCCGAGCAGACTCCGAAAAGTACGAATTGGTTCCAGGGTACGGCAGATGCTGTTCGACAGTCGTTGCATCACTTGTCCAATTATGATTATGACCAGGTTCTGGTGTTATCTGGTGACCAGCTTTATCAAATGGACTATCGTAAATTGCTGAATGTTCATGAGGAGGAGAATTCTGATGTAACGATTGCCACATTACCCGTTACTGCTGATGAAGCGACCGGTTTTGGTATTATGAAAACCAATGAAGAGGGACTGATTGAAAGCTTTGTGGAGAAACCCTCATCTGATGAACTTAGCCAATGGTCATCAGAAACATCCCCGGAGATGCAGCAACAGGGCAGGGTGTACCTGGCATCAATGGGAATTTATGTATTTAGTAAAGATATCATGCTTCGCCTGTTTGATGAAAATCCGGATGCCACTGATTTTGGAAAAGAGATTATTCCAAAAGCTATTGAAGAGGGCAGTAAAGTATCCAGCTACTCATTTGACGGATACTGGACAGATATTGGTACAATTAGTTCCTTTTTTGAGGCTAACCTGGATCTTGCAAAAACACTCCCTGAATTTAATTTATATGATAACGACCAGGTTATCTATACCCGCGCTCGTTACCTGCCTGCATCAAAATTGACAGGTACAAATCTTGAGCGAGTATTAATTGCCGAAGGATGTATTATTGAAGCCAGCCGAATTGAAAACTCAGTTATTGGTATTCGGGCACGTATTGGTAAAGGAACAACGATTGAGAACTCCATTGTGATGGGGAATGACACATTTGCCACCCGGGAAGATATGGATTATCAATCCGATAACCGGCCGTTAATGGGAATTGGCCAGAGGTGTTTTATCAGCCGCGCTATCATCGATAAAAATGTAAGAATCGGTAACGATGTAAAAATCACCGGTGGAAATCATCTCGAAGATGGCGAATATGAAAAACACTCCGTTGTTGACGGTATCGTGATCATCCAGAAAGGAGAGGTGATACCGGATGGGTACAGCATCTAA
- a CDS encoding glycogen synthase translates to MNIIHISAECYPVAKAGGLGDVVGALPKYLNQAGHHASVIMPHYYNAWMEDAETELLYEDRAPFGKATFSYRISKLIQPDLGFDLFLIDIPGRFDRPGVYLDPWSGHAYWDEKERFFSFQIAALDWINRQEEVPDIVHCHDHHSALIPFMMTQSYRYEDLKGVPTVLTIHNGEYQGQYSIENAQLLPDFDHFKIGLLDWDDKLNSLAAGIKTAWKVSTVSEGYMDELQEFCHGLEYLLKAESAKTLGILNGIDTEVWDPSTDTYLEEHYSLRNYKVGKSKNKEKLCEEFNLNPENPLFSFIGRLVREKGADLLPDIIEKSHENGVEANFIVLGTGEPHLHSIFENLENKYTGYFDSRLEYNEGLAHLIYAGSDFLLMPSRVEPCGLNQLYSMRYGTIPVVRKTGGLADTVKDVNEEDGYGFVFEDFKLQEAVEAVERAVDLFSKKRLFANKRRYVMNLDFSWTKAAENYISMYQSMKS, encoded by the coding sequence ATGAATATCATTCACATTTCTGCCGAGTGTTACCCGGTGGCAAAAGCCGGTGGCTTAGGGGATGTAGTTGGAGCACTCCCAAAATATTTAAACCAGGCCGGGCATCATGCATCGGTTATTATGCCTCACTACTACAATGCCTGGATGGAAGATGCCGAAACAGAGTTGTTATATGAAGACCGGGCACCTTTTGGAAAGGCGACGTTTTCATACAGAATCAGCAAACTAATACAACCAGATTTAGGATTTGATCTTTTTCTGATTGACATTCCCGGCCGTTTTGATCGTCCCGGAGTGTATTTGGATCCGTGGTCGGGTCATGCTTACTGGGATGAAAAAGAGCGTTTTTTTAGTTTTCAAATTGCAGCATTAGACTGGATCAACCGCCAGGAAGAAGTACCGGATATTGTCCATTGCCACGATCACCATTCCGCACTGATTCCTTTTATGATGACCCAGAGTTATCGCTATGAAGATTTAAAAGGGGTGCCAACCGTGCTTACCATTCATAACGGAGAATACCAGGGGCAGTACAGTATAGAAAATGCTCAGCTCCTTCCTGATTTTGATCACTTTAAAATTGGCTTGCTTGATTGGGATGACAAGCTAAATTCATTAGCTGCCGGAATCAAAACAGCCTGGAAGGTATCCACAGTATCAGAGGGTTATATGGATGAGCTACAGGAATTTTGCCACGGCCTGGAATATCTGCTAAAAGCGGAAAGTGCTAAAACTCTTGGTATTCTGAACGGGATAGATACGGAAGTTTGGGATCCCTCAACAGATACGTATCTCGAGGAACACTACTCTCTTAGAAATTACAAAGTGGGCAAATCAAAAAATAAAGAGAAACTGTGCGAAGAGTTTAACCTGAATCCCGAAAATCCACTTTTTTCATTTATTGGAAGATTAGTACGTGAAAAAGGGGCCGATCTGCTGCCTGACATTATAGAAAAGAGCCATGAAAATGGAGTGGAAGCTAACTTTATTGTGCTTGGCACAGGAGAGCCCCATCTACACTCTATATTTGAAAATCTTGAAAATAAATATACCGGCTATTTCGATTCCCGTTTGGAATACAACGAAGGATTGGCTCACCTGATTTATGCTGGCAGTGATTTTTTACTGATGCCATCGCGAGTGGAACCCTGTGGTCTCAATCAGCTTTATAGTATGAGGTATGGCACCATTCCGGTTGTTCGAAAAACCGGCGGACTTGCAGATACAGTGAAAGATGTAAATGAAGAGGATGGTTATGGATTTGTGTTTGAGGACTTTAAATTACAAGAAGCTGTTGAAGCTGTTGAAAGAGCAGTGGATTTATTTTCAAAAAAACGGTTATTTGCTAACAAAAGAAGATATGTGATGAACCTGGATTTTTCCTGGACGAAAGCTGCTGAAAATTATATCTCAATGTATCAATCAATGAAATCGTAG
- a CDS encoding ATP-binding cassette domain-containing protein produces the protein MATIEVDNLCKTFGKTVAVDHVSFEAHEGRIFGLLGPNGAGKTTTIRMINYIIPQDSGGIIIKGLKVSPKTQKLIGYMPEERGLYKKMKVGEQLMYLAQLKGLDASTAKKKIRYWLERFDASDWHSKVVGELSKGMSQKIQFIATIVHDPEIYIFDEPFSGLDPINSELLKEIIIELREKGKTILFSTHRMEQVEQMCDDICLFNNGKVVMTGNLRKIKKEFGKNTVLLEFQGDSTFLDELDDVRINNRSTNFAEIRILNGSSHQEILRKAMERAEIHKFQLVEPSLNEIFISTVGEDNIKNKEALQA, from the coding sequence ATGGCTACGATAGAGGTAGATAATTTATGTAAAACATTCGGCAAAACGGTTGCTGTGGATCATGTTTCATTTGAAGCTCATGAAGGGCGAATTTTTGGCCTTTTGGGACCAAATGGGGCGGGAAAAACCACAACGATTCGAATGATCAACTACATTATTCCGCAAGATTCAGGTGGTATTATCATCAAGGGATTAAAAGTGAGTCCAAAGACACAGAAACTGATTGGTTATATGCCTGAAGAGCGCGGACTTTATAAAAAAATGAAAGTTGGTGAGCAGTTGATGTACCTGGCTCAACTGAAAGGATTGGATGCCTCCACCGCTAAAAAAAAGATACGCTATTGGCTGGAACGGTTTGATGCAAGCGACTGGCATTCCAAGGTGGTGGGCGAGCTTTCTAAGGGAATGAGCCAAAAGATTCAGTTCATCGCAACGATTGTCCACGATCCGGAAATTTATATTTTTGATGAACCTTTCAGCGGCCTCGATCCCATCAACAGCGAACTGCTCAAAGAGATTATTATTGAACTCAGAGAAAAGGGAAAAACGATTCTCTTTTCCACCCACCGGATGGAACAGGTGGAACAGATGTGCGATGATATCTGTCTGTTTAACAACGGAAAAGTGGTCATGACCGGTAATCTGAGAAAAATCAAAAAAGAGTTTGGAAAAAACACCGTTTTGCTGGAATTCCAGGGGGATAGCACCTTCCTGGATGAATTGGATGATGTACGAATCAACAACCGATCTACCAATTTTGCCGAAATTCGAATCCTGAATGGCTCAAGTCATCAGGAAATATTGAGAAAAGCGATGGAGCGTGCTGAGATCCATAAATTTCAACTCGTAGAACCTTCACTCAATGAAATTTTTATCTCTACAGTAGGCGAAGACAACATCAAAAATAAAGAGGCATTACAAGCATGA
- a CDS encoding ABC transporter permease, with protein MSWRQVYLVLRREYITRIKSKGFIAATILVPVGFVALFGIGILISVWDSDLSFEIGVIDQTEILAPSLVEMNPERYTNYSSLPEDSLRTLVQQEQITGYMILDEEHITTDKPLDLIYSGSGGIQLLNSIQSDMREVIREERLKRADVSEDIQDIFETSVSLNSRRLTAEGEEEEDDTAFFTVVGMAMGFIIFFAIFGYGGYIMRGVIEEKTNRIVEVITSSVKPIELLSGKMAGVGALAITQFGIWLIALFGLTSIAGPIAATMMSDQSAQMEQAMGAAEQAEIPAFMDIPTIETSLIVYFILFFLLGYLLYSSLFAAIGSAADSETDTQQLMMPVTIPIMLAYFIMFHAWRSPDSTLSVLSSLFPFFSPIVMITRIAITEVPFWQIGLAMLLMVLTFIGTMWLSAKIYKVGILSYGGTASFKDIAKWIRQ; from the coding sequence ATGAGTTGGCGACAAGTTTATTTAGTACTTCGGCGTGAGTATATAACCCGCATTAAAAGCAAAGGATTTATTGCAGCAACCATCTTAGTCCCCGTTGGATTTGTAGCTTTGTTCGGGATTGGCATCCTCATTTCTGTCTGGGATAGTGATCTCTCCTTTGAGATCGGTGTGATTGACCAAACAGAGATCCTGGCTCCGTCACTTGTGGAGATGAACCCCGAACGATACACTAATTATTCAAGCCTGCCTGAAGATTCATTGCGAACACTCGTTCAACAGGAGCAAATTACCGGGTATATGATTCTCGACGAGGAGCATATAACTACAGACAAACCTCTCGACTTGATTTACAGCGGAAGTGGCGGTATTCAATTGTTAAACTCCATTCAGTCCGACATGCGCGAGGTGATTCGCGAGGAACGACTCAAAAGAGCTGACGTTTCAGAGGATATTCAAGATATTTTTGAAACCAGTGTTTCTTTAAATTCCCGGCGATTAACAGCCGAAGGTGAAGAGGAAGAAGACGACACGGCATTTTTTACAGTTGTGGGTATGGCGATGGGTTTTATCATCTTCTTTGCCATTTTTGGATATGGCGGTTATATCATGCGTGGGGTCATTGAAGAGAAAACCAACCGTATTGTGGAAGTGATTACCTCTTCTGTAAAACCGATTGAACTGCTGTCCGGCAAGATGGCTGGTGTAGGCGCGCTTGCTATTACCCAATTTGGAATTTGGCTTATAGCACTGTTTGGATTAACGAGTATCGCAGGCCCGATTGCAGCTACTATGATGAGCGATCAATCTGCGCAAATGGAACAAGCAATGGGTGCGGCTGAACAAGCTGAAATACCCGCTTTTATGGATATTCCAACCATCGAAACATCGTTAATTGTTTACTTTATCCTGTTCTTCCTGTTGGGATATCTTCTCTATAGCTCGCTTTTTGCTGCCATTGGATCAGCTGCCGATTCCGAAACCGATACACAGCAGTTGATGATGCCGGTGACGATCCCGATTATGCTGGCCTACTTTATCATGTTTCATGCCTGGAGAAGCCCGGATAGCACATTATCTGTTTTAAGTTCCCTTTTCCCATTCTTCTCTCCTATTGTGATGATTACCCGGATTGCCATTACGGAAGTCCCGTTTTGGCAGATTGGATTAGCAATGCTGTTGATGGTCCTTACGTTTATCGGAACGATGTGGCTCAGTGCCAAGATCTATAAAGTGGGTATCCTCAGCTATGGCGGAACGGCCAGTTTTAAGGATATTGCGAAGTGGATCAGGCAATGA
- the hisN gene encoding histidinol-phosphatase, giving the protein MKISLKELQDAAVEFAEAGGKSTLNYFKKSFDLEFKSDDTPVTNADRNAEKVIRELINSHYPDHGIIGEEFGTENEDADVVWVLDPIDGTQSFIHGIPFYTTLIGILVKGKPEVGVIYAPALDEMASAATGLGSTLNGSEIEVRECKDLSKATFLSTDVTTYKEHGFQKPLESLLSSTRIHRTWGDAYGHMMVAAGRADIMIDPILSIWDAAALLPVITEAGGSFTDVFGQKTIETGNAISTNKTLAKQIIPFFDELS; this is encoded by the coding sequence ATGAAAATATCACTAAAAGAATTACAAGATGCTGCGGTTGAATTTGCCGAAGCTGGTGGTAAATCAACACTCAACTACTTTAAAAAATCGTTCGACCTTGAATTCAAATCTGACGATACCCCGGTAACCAATGCCGACCGTAACGCCGAAAAAGTGATTCGTGAATTGATCAATAGCCATTACCCGGATCATGGCATTATCGGGGAGGAGTTTGGTACAGAAAATGAAGATGCCGATGTGGTGTGGGTGCTGGACCCTATTGACGGAACACAGTCGTTCATTCACGGTATTCCCTTCTACACAACGCTTATTGGTATTTTGGTAAAAGGTAAGCCTGAAGTTGGAGTGATTTACGCACCGGCGTTGGATGAGATGGCATCTGCAGCAACGGGTTTGGGATCTACTTTGAATGGTTCTGAGATAGAGGTTAGAGAGTGTAAAGATCTCTCAAAAGCCACATTTTTGAGTACGGATGTTACGACCTACAAGGAACATGGATTTCAAAAACCTCTTGAATCTTTATTGAGCTCCACCAGGATCCATCGTACCTGGGGAGATGCCTACGGGCATATGATGGTTGCTGCAGGGCGTGCTGATATCATGATCGACCCGATTTTAAGTATCTGGGATGCGGCCGCTTTATTACCCGTAATAACTGAAGCTGGCGGTTCTTTTACAGATGTATTCGGCCAAAAAACGATTGAAACCGGAAATGCTATTTCAACCAATAAAACGTTAGCAAAACAAATTATTCCATTTTTTGATGAACTGTCCTGA